Genomic window (Oryzias latipes chromosome 17, ASM223467v1):
ACATCCACACCTAAAGAAAATTTACTAATTGGtcttaattgcattttttttggaaCGTTGGAGGAAGCTAGAGTGCTTGTAGAAAGCTGACGCATGTACGGGACAATAAGCAatactccacacagaaaagtccccaGCCGCAAATTCCAACCAGGGCAGTGAGTCAAAAGCGCTAACACCCCCATGCAGCCTACTTCCTAAATCtttgatttccatttttttccccttgtttAGGGTTTTGGTGTGTTTGCAGTCAAGATCAGGTGATGCTAATCTCATCGCTTAAGAAGTCTTCCAACTCTAAAATCGTTATCTCAATAGTTGCGCGGTCGGGTGTCCAGTTCACATTCGAAACTGCTGGTGTGTACAAAAAATGGGTTGGCCTTCTACCCCTTACTGGTAAAACAAGTACATATGAATATATGCTTCTTCATTTGGATGATTTCTTGTTGAAATAAATTAGAGCACCTCCTTTTCTGAAGGCGTCATGGTACCTGTAAAAGAATCACTAGGCCACTTGCATGCTACAATGTTCTGAGAAGCCTGTATCTCAGGGAATGAATAAAAAGTTCCACTAAAAAGTCTGCAGTGATACTAAAAAAAGGGAGTGTTGCTTAACGGTAACCACACAGGATTAGCAAAGGCTAAAGGACACTCccttgagaaagaaaaaaagaaaatcctgcaCAAAAATCCAAGCCGCTTAAACCTCTCAAGGAATTTCCTGTTTCTGTAGATGatctcattttgttttaattatctACAGGTTGATAAAAATGGCGGGCAAAGCTTGTGCACGTCACTTTACAGCAATATATATTGGCAAACATCTGGTAACAGTACAACCAAACCAGCTGAGCTTGAGTTTGAGAACTAGTTTTTAATGACTTAGTGGAGAAGCGACAGTCATGAATGATAGCAGTCCGCACCCTCCTGGAGAATGAATCATCTGACAGTTACCGCGCAGCCCTGAAATGCAGCATACAAGTCTCTGCTGTTAAACATTAACATGCTGACCTTAGCATGGTAAgcatgttaccatgacaacgctgGCACTCAGCCTGAAGCACCAGTATGCATAAGACTGACTTCCCAGATGTATGCAGAAACTTGAAGAAAAAGATAAAGTGATCTTAAAGGTTTTCAATATTTCCCTGCaagtaaaaaaatgcattctggcttctgaatattcatttgtaatGAGCACAGCCTTagtgtctctcttttttttttttgctaagtcATTAGTTGAGCTTGGTTCCCCCTGACACATCTGCTTGTGGTCTATCCATCACTTTGTGTTGGCACATCACTGAGACGCTGCAGATGCTTTGTGCCAGTAGCACACAGATCTGTGCAGTGCTGTCAGGTGAAATTGAACACAGATTTTCAGGAAATGACATCAAAGCCCTTTTGTGATTCTGGGTTGTGCACTGGaaaaacaggccccttagaaataagCAACAAATTATCATCACCTAGGCAGATTTCctgtaagcaaaaaataaaataaaaaagtcttaccaagaattccaagaaaagaaaatccaatcCCCAAGACTTTCTGTCTCAAACTaggattattttgcttttttttattgaaacaagggtcttttcACTTTGTTAAGAATCAGGTTTGCAGTGAGGTGATGTCTTACTGGGAACTTACCAAATACAAAGTTGTCAGGCCTGAATAGCTGTCCGAAGGGGCCAGAGCGAACTGAATCCATGGTTCCTGGCTCCAGGTCTACCAGGATGGCACGAGGCACATATTTGCTCCCTTTGAACAAGAAAATCGCAGAGTGATCAATAATGACCGGGAGGTGTATCTTTTTTAGTAGTGTCCATGAAAATGGCTTGGAAATTAACCAGAGGACCCTTCtacaatttcccttttttaagaGAGAGCAGTTCCAATACAAGAGTGCACATTTCCTTTGTTTCACCTTTCTGTGCCTATGACTCTTCTGCTGAGCAAACTGCTATTGCTGCATTGCTTACTGTAGACCAGAGGGGGCTGTCAAAGTGCTTAGCTCTGCAGAATCTTTTGAAAGGAGAATACTCTCTGctgtatttttgtctttctattaaacttaactttaactttgaacaaaataactttgtaaaaataatgcacaattgtatttatttgtgaaGTAAATCATTTGCTTGCTTGGTCCATATGCCACAGTGACCCACATGGGATGCTGATTACAGCATGCAGCAGGGATACAAAATGATGCTTTCTGCAGGGAACTGTGATAGGGGCAGACAATCAAGCAGACCTTCATTTATGCCAATAAAAGCACAGCTCCTGACAAGTACCGAACCCCTAAAGCAACGCTTCATAAATTTTTGCCTAAATGCTGAATCGCAACAGTTAAGCTTTCATTCTCAAAATGGTGAGACATTACAGAGCAGATGCTACGAACAGATGACCTTAACAATCCTAAAGCATCAATATTAGATTATGAGATGACAAAGGGGCTCTCTAGTAGATGTGAGACTGCAGATAACCGCACCCCAATGGGGACAGAGAAGGGATGAGGGGAGGGAGATGTTTCTGCTGATTCACTgtcctcatttttattttctgcagtcGTAATGCGACCTCCTTTCTCCCACTGTGAAATTGGTGACATATATGTGGGAAACAGAAGGTCAGGTGGGGATAATGACTGAGCTTTATGCatgatttctgtttatttttttatttttttacctgatGCCTCATTGTAGTAGACGTTTATCCTCTCCAGCTGCAGGTCGCTGTCGCCCTGGTAACTGCCGGTAGGATCAATGCCGTGCTCATCACTTATCACCTCCCAGAACTGATTTCAAACAAGAAAAATCCATATTAAGCCTTGatttagaatttttaaaatgttaaaatatatttttaatgtctttaatcTGCCTATTTTGCTTGGTGGCAAAGTGACATGATGCAGTGTGAGCATCATGTCACTGCTGCTTCCAGAGCCATGACTATGAACCCCACCTTGGACTCTTACCACTATGAAAACGGATATGCTGCAACATCTTTTTATTAGTTAtcattattttggttttaatttatttctttaaatgccaagtcatttccttaaaaaaaaaaaaaaacatggtataATAGGAAGGGGAAAATCCCGTTTAATGCAAACAGTGATGCAATTGTGTACATAATCTTCCAGCTGATCTAAAGTGTGCAGATTTTGGTGAATGTGTCTGTCTGTACCTTGGCCCCGATCTGATTCCCGCATTGTCCGGCCTGGATGTGAACGATTTCCCTCATGGCGAGCTGTGGATTCGAGCGCAGAGCTGTTCTGTCGTCGTCTTCACTGCTGTCCGCTCTTTAGTCGGTGCGTTTCCCCAAAATCAGCACTAACCTCATTTCTATGGGCTGAGCGTTCAGTCGGTGTGATGCGTAAAAATGCAGCCAGTCGGATGACGTTCGTCGCAGCGCAACATCTCTGTCAGCCAATCGGAGCGCCGCGCTTTGATGCAGTGGAGCGGAGGATGGTGCCGCATCACCCCCTGACATCAGCCTGTCCTGAGCACGCAGAGACAATTTCTGCACTTTTCTGATGCTCTGCTGGTCCTGGAATATACAGTTATATAGTAAGATGCTTAAAACACCCTAAAAAGACAACaatcagtgtaaaaaaaaaaggttaaataagcCTTCATTGTGACTCAATCAGGGTCATTGATTTGAAAATCTCCCAGTTTTCCTGAAGCATCTCTTCTGAGTCAACAGTCACCACAGCATTTCTTATTCTGACTGCGGCCTAACACTTCTCTGACAGACAGCTGGTAAAGGcaaatgtctgtctgtctgtctgtctaaatACAGATAAATCGTgaaatttggttaaaaatagtagaaaatgctttaatagtaaaaacagaaaagctttgGATAAACTTATACTCTATCTTAGCCTTTTATCATTTAACTTGAAGCTGATTGTCATTTCTGATGCcggattagtttttttttagttataagtcttgtcttgttaaaaaaatgccttcaaaaaagaaaaatccgcCTTACCCATTGCATTGCCTTTACCTaatgaattctatgactttatgtcctttgtgatttcatgtttattatacaattaacggcatgaagcccattgaggcGACTGTTGTTGCGATCTTGGGCTATAtagataaaattgaatttaaatgaattaaaaaagaatatctGGCCAGGAAGTAACTTATAAACTGGTTCCATTAGAGGTTTCATCCATTTAGAAAGGGAGGCCACAAAATTCAACCCAGTTATGATTCACCCATCTGTGTTTTGCgttttaacttttttccatagtttttcttcaaaataaaggaaaatagttGTATGCATGTCTTTTGTCCAGTCTGCAGGGGTTTACTAGTCTTGCACTTTGTGGTACTttataaaaaatgcaacataaataaagactgatttgattttttttattttgtatttaatgagcaggaaatataatttaaattagGATCGGTGCGTTTTTAGAAATGCCGTTTTTCGATGCCCCATTCAAACCGTCTGTGATTGCATGAGAACTGAAGCCAATCCCAGCTGCAAATGAACAAAAGGGGGGATAAAAATGGGGATGGATGTGTGCCACaccttatttatttaataaaacactTATGTAACACAAGAGCCCAGTCTTTCAATGAAGTAAAGACCTTTGCTTATTCATCAGCATCAAGATCATATTaggttttttctcttttatttgaggtttttagcactttgtgttgttcttttccaggaaaaaaaattattataagtACAAATAATCACAATGATCATATCCAGCTGCGTTTTTAATTTGACTGAAGGTGCAAACCTGCATTTTCCGTTCTttaaactggtttaaaaaagatttttcatcaAGACAAATATACGTTTTTGCTAGAATACGGCAATAACCTAACCACTGTATTTACCAATCTTAAACAGATGAAGGGTTAAccccttttgaaaaaaataatactttccTAAAGTAACTTATCAGTTTTTTTATGgtctaaaagattaaaaaataacagaaatctGTTATAACTtctgtaaaaactgttttctacaaactcaaagttcattttttcaCCTGGATACAGTTAGGAAAGATGATCAAATGATTCATATTTGCATTAAGGTGGAGCACTTAAGTGTTAACCAACTACATTCTTGACATTTTAATAAGCAAAAGTAGAGAAATCTTTCTAGAGTTGAAGGTATTTCTGCTCAGTTTGCAATGATCCATATTTAGTAAAACAGGAAACTACACATGAAGGGCTAGCATGCTGGTCAGAGGGAAAGGGGACGACCTCATTACCGGCAGCAGTTACTCATAAAAACATGATGGTTCTTTTGTGAAGGAAGCATCTCTGACAGGATGGCTGGGGGCCGTTTTCCTTTGTTGATAGTTTAAACTTGTAGCAACAATATgttgtatataaataaaataaaattgaattatttattttcatccGTTTGATCAAACTAAAATGGCATAAAGCAGAAATTCCGAGGCACAATTTAATCAATAAATAGtggtttattttaacaacaggtaTGGCTTATGTACAAGTGCGTCATGtcagttaaaacaacaacaaactgaaactaaAGAAGTGAAACTTAGAATTGTACAATCCATGATTTTACATTCATTCAATTCTCCAGTTCAGGAGATGTTAGGTCAATCAGCAGGGGTAAGACTTCATCACATCTGGTCTTACCATCCCGTGCTATTATTTCTGAGCCTTCATCTTAAGAAAAGTGGATGAATCCACGATAActatttacaacaacaaaacccaaccttctccttttttttttttttgctttaccaACTATGACAGAGTAACAATCAAGCCCATGGCTGGTGCTAACTGTGCTTTCACTGAACTCCGTGCTAAGCTAAAGCGATCTTCGCTCAGTGAAAAGAGCTGCAGGTCAGAAATGGAAGTAACAGAACTCAGACGTGACACTGATTGTGTTGTGCTGTGTCACTGGATTTGCACCTGTGATTCTATAAAATGGAGCACGACATTCACAGAAGAGTTGATGTGCGGCCACTGCAGGCAATGTGTCACATGCCTTTCAcatttggatgaaaaaaaaaaaaaagatgaactaGCAGCATCCAAAACTCCCATCCatcttcccttttttctttgtttctactGTAAAGGAGCAAAGTCTAAACATCGTACGTTTGCAGTTCATTGTGCTCTGAGGTGCAGCAGGATGATGTACATACTGTATTGCTTGACATGAGACGacaaagttattaaaaataatggaGATGTGTTattcttaatttaaaataacCTGAATTCATTCATCAACAGAGCTTTTATTGCTCCCTATATGCTGAGTTTGAGGAAACCACCCACTTGATGAGTCAATCAGTGCACACAGAATTGAACCATGGTAAAGAAGGTTTTCAGAGGAGAACCactaaataaactaaaagaacTCCCTGGATTTATAATCTGAGTAATATCACATTTGAAATGAAAGGACACCATTTCATTGGCTTCATAGTTTTACAGTACTGCATTGCTATTATTATGCAATAATTTGGTCTTTTACAAGCCCCCCTTTTTCATCTTCATAGTCATGATGGAGCCGATCCCAGCTGAGGGAAGAGTTTACAAATTCATCAGAGAGCCAGTCataaacattattattattagtttcaGTGTAAACGTCcttttaaagacaaatattacaactttaaaacataaaaaagtagaaGAACTGTCAAGTTTCCGACTTGTTCAAGTCAAGTATGCAGCCATCCACAGGTGGATGtggacttttaaagaaaaaaaaaagtgctttctccattgaaatgtctttttgtCAAGTGTAttgcaattttctttttcaatgtaATCGCAGCTGTGTGTGAATGAATCTATGAACACATCGACTAATGGAAAACAGAAGATTGTTGGTGCAGCAACAGTTGGCAATCACATCAAACTTATTGGAGTCTACaggttttctttcaaaaagtaaaaataagataaaagacTTTTTGCAatttaatagctttttttttaacaacttcacaattaatttcatgctccccccccccctaactGCACAAAAAGTGCCAGCACATTAGAGTGCCACAAATACTGTAAGAAGGATGTATAGTTCTGTACATTAAGGAGAGATTTTTTAAATGCCTTCAAAATAATACTTTGAAACTCCAGCTCAATTATTCATTTACTTACACAATCACACGTACAAACAAAGATGTTGCATTCCACTGATTTGGAGTACCTTAATAGACAATATTGCTCTATTTTCCCCAATATGGAAGTTCTTACAATAAGccacatgttgaaaaaaaaagctgatttttttttcatttcctctaaATGGCCAAACACTCATAAAGcttgcatttattttatatttatccaTCTTCTGAATAGGGATTTACAGTGTACTGGTGTTTCCTCAAACAGGCAAACACAGTACAGCCATAGACTTTTTGGCACTACTTCTAAATTTTGGTTTCAGTCAAAAGAGTTTGGTAAAACTGAGAAAAAGGGGGATACTCCAATTTGGATGATTTGAATTAGCAGAAAAATACTTCATTcaggttttctttctttatacaAGTAAGGCGAGATCTTCATACAAATGTGTAAGAGAAATCCAAGCAAAAGTacctcttttttgtttctaacaTCTTTGCATTTCTTTACCAGAGATGATGACAGAGCTTCACCCTGTAATGGCGGGCACCATCTTCAAAATGACAAAGATTTCCCACGTTTGTTTACATCCAAGTATTTTCTGCGCTGGTGATTTCCAGTGACATTCCTGACGAGTGGAGGCTTCCGGTCACAAACCAGCGTGCGGCACACCTTCACTCCTGCAGTCTCAGTTATTGGCTAAATGCACATAGAGGGGTCGGGGTGAGGGAGTTGCAAATCTGCGAGTCGACCCTTGTCGACTGGAGTGGTAACATTCACCGGCTCCCACCGCCCGCTGTGGTATCACTATGGGATGCTCCCCTTTGTAAAACACTTAAAGCTTAATTTCTGTGCTGCAGCACTGGCTCACAAAGATATCGTACCGTCGATGGAGTCGTTTTCTGTTGTGGCACTCTCCCCATCTCTGGCCAAGGGGACACCAGAATCTATGGGGGAGGACACTGTACACTCTATTAGAGAGGCAGGAGCCGGTCCTGAAGAGTCTGGATCTGTGACAGAATGTGATACTGAATCAGGCTGAGAGTCTGTGACAGTCAGTGAGGTGGAATCTGGAGATGAGCTGTGAACTATGTCTGTGACAGGAAGGATGGAAGGACATGATACGGGAGCGTTAATAGGTTGTATTTTTGAGGGAGGGACAGAGTCCACTGAGGGTTTGTGACCCAAGTCAACATGTGTAGAAGTTTCAGAAAAAGGGAGCAAACTTTGAGGATCTTGAGGAGATGTATCTGGAGGACAGGGAGAAGAACAATCTAGCTGAGATTCATCTACTGTTTGTGACTGAAGGGGAATGTCATTGTGTGGAGCTACAGAGGGCGAGGGAGGAATGTCAATGTCTGTTACTGGAACTGGGGAGGGAGAAGGAGATGGAGGGGCTGAGGCAGGGAGAGGGGTGTCCTCTAAAGGCGCTTGACTTTTCTCAGAAACAAAGAGGTCAGACTTGGGGATGGTTGCATCCAAGTCACTTTCCAAAGGATTTGGGGGCTCTTCCGTGGAGCTCGGAGGGACATCATGGATGGGTGTGGTGCAAACCGGTGAAGAGTTGGACACAGTCTGCGGGGCGTCATGAGGGGAAGGATCTGTTGAAGCTGCAGGACCTGAGTCATCTATAGGTGTGGGGGACAGGGTGATGCTATCCAATTTCAGAGGGATGTATTCTGCCTTTGACTCAACAGAATTCAAAACTATTGCAAAAGGTTCTTCATCAGACAAAAGTGGGTCAGTGGCACACGGGGCTTTGTGTAAAGGACTGGAAGACAGCAGGTGCTCTTGGCTGGCACAGATGACACTATCCTTACCCAACCCTGCTGCAGAGGTTGGCGATGAAGATGATACAGAGTGACCATTAGGGTCCTTCGGCTCAGAATTGCTATGTTGGACCTCTGTGACCACGGTGGCGGTCATGTTGCCGTGCATCTGAGCAGTCAGTTCAATAGCAGACGATGCCGTGGACTCCATGGTTGACACTACAGCTGTGCCCACCTCATGGAGTGGGGTGTCACTCACTCGGCTGTAGTCCTTGCCACTTTGCGACTGGGGCAGCAGATGGCTGTTTTCTCTGTGTCTCAGCGACTGCAGAAGGGGTTCCCGAGTGTAGCTCTCTCCATCTGGCAGGGTCTCGGGGAGGGACTTAGAGCGGGGCTCGGGCAGCAGCAGAATGCAGATGATGCAAATGAGAGTGCAGCAGGCAAAAATGATGTGGTGAAGAAAATAGCCCTTCTGATTGTGCAGCTCCATGATGGGTGCAGTGAGCATGCCGAAGCCAGCGCTGGCCAGGACCAGACCCACACCACCCCCCCTGCAGGAAGACAGAGAACAGCCTCATGACTATTCTAGGGCTCACAGTTTTCGTTAGCATTTCTCAAATGTAAACCTCTCGTGTGACATTTTATCAGACAGCAGCAGAGAGCGCTGTAAGGCTGCAATGACTTTCACTAAATGGTTGCCAATCCGTTCTTGTTTTTGCACAAATCCACCACCAGATGTCGCCCTTGCAAAAGTTTTATCagagtaacattttttttcaaactctaGGCAAGGGACATCTAGAAAAGTGTCTTGTAATCTTAAAGGGGTACAGCACAAGTAATTTCTTGTGGGATAACTTGGATGCTAATGGTGGGAAGAGCTGCTAATCCATCTGACCACTAAACCGCCTGGCAACAAACAATAATCCAGTCTTAATAATATATCAAAATAAATGCTCCAAATAAGCAGCCTATCacactgatttttattttaacatctgaTATATTTAAGATAATGTTATATGAAAACCCCCAAATGCTGATGGTACAGTCCAAGTCTTGCTTACCTGATCACAGTGGGCGTGATCTCAGCACAGAAGAAAATGCTCAGGTTGCTGACTGCGTGGGAGGAGAACATACCGATGATGGAAAAGGCGATGGAGAAGTTTTTATTCAGGGTATCCGAGCTTTCAGCTGGAGAAGGGACAGACAGAAACAGATTACACCAGAATCAATTAGTTTGTGGgaaaaatatattataaaaatGTAGTTCTTTcataaacttattttttataCTATGAAAAACAATTCTACTCATAACATCAAAACATGGCATCACTAGTTTATCTAAAACTATTTGCTCTGAAACTGGAGATTTAATTTAAGTtattcaatgaaaaaaatgattaaaataaaaaaataaaaactct
Coding sequences:
- the LOC101165507 gene encoding solute carrier family 22 member 23, producing the protein MAVVQLESGDHHPENGFVSPESVWPGKLTRVDESVLPFLGGFGRYQKQLIALTWIPALFIGFSQYSDVFLFAQPNSTCVQPSLNWTNQKAGYLVQSDGSKNTRAPQDYSSRGRNTSVHKNNNNISSSSSSSNVDCLCSEWTFESHTGLVENVVTKWSLVCDSASEVHIAKFSLLVGSIFGYLVFGILADWFGRYPVLIMSMLFMLVFGLSVAFSVNVPMFSTLRFFEGFCLAGIILSLYVLRIELCTPKWRFSMTMIASFVVLGGQLLMPFVVYLCRDWQVLQAVIVCPLLLMMSYIWIFPESLRWLLATQQYHRSKRIIEDILQKNRVDLTLDSGDIFTELQQDIQKKPKKTCIVKMVGTRNLWKNIVVLCVNSLTGYGIHHCFARSLMDQEVQEPMLLNFYADYYTMAGIAVASCIALCPAVGLMGRRGGLLMFMIITALASLLQLGLLNLLGKYSAHLNIAESSDTLNKNFSIAFSIIGMFSSHAVSNLSIFFCAEITPTVIRGGGVGLVLASAGFGMLTAPIMELHNQKGYFLHHIIFACCTLICIICILLLPEPRSKSLPETLPDGESYTREPLLQSLRHRENSHLLPQSQSGKDYSRVSDTPLHEVGTAVVSTMESTASSAIELTAQMHGNMTATVVTEVQHSNSEPKDPNGHSVSSSSPTSAAGLGKDSVICASQEHLLSSSPLHKAPCATDPLLSDEEPFAIVLNSVESKAEYIPLKLDSITLSPTPIDDSGPAASTDPSPHDAPQTVSNSSPVCTTPIHDVPPSSTEEPPNPLESDLDATIPKSDLFVSEKSQAPLEDTPLPASAPPSPSPSPVPVTDIDIPPSPSVAPHNDIPLQSQTVDESQLDCSSPCPPDTSPQDPQSLLPFSETSTHVDLGHKPSVDSVPPSKIQPINAPVSCPSILPVTDIVHSSSPDSTSLTVTDSQPDSVSHSVTDPDSSGPAPASLIECTVSSPIDSGVPLARDGESATTENDSIDGTISL